Genomic segment of bacterium:
GAGCAGGGGGAGCAGGTCCGACCGCTGCGGCTCGGCGCCCAAGCGGGCGAGCGCGCGGTCGACCGCCGCGCGCTCCCGCTCGGGAGCACGCGCCGAATGGCTGCGTTCAATCGGCATGAGCCTCCGTCTCCTCTCCCAACCGGTCCTCGCCCCACGTTCCGCGCGGCGCGACCCGTTCGACCGCGATCGCCGTGGCTTTGAACTCGGCCGTGCCAGACTTAGGGTCCCAGGCGTCGATCGTCAACACGTTCGTGGGTATGATGTCCGGGTGGTGCAGCGTCATGAAGCAGAGGCCGGGCGCGAGGGTCTCGTCCGGTTTGGCTGGCAGGAGCAGCGATGCGCGCCGGGATCGAACGCGCACCAGGTCGCCCTCCTCGATACCGAGCCGCCGCGCATCCTCGGGCCAGATGCACAGGAATTCCATCTGGGGCCGGGGCGCCGCGTAGCCGCGCGACTGCGTGCCGGTATTGTAGAACTCCAGCTTGCGGCCCGTAGTGAGGAGGAAGGGATATGCTTCGTCAGGCTGCTCCACCGGCGGCTCCCAGTCCACCGGCATCAGCGGGGCGCGGCGGCCCTGCACCGGCCGGAGCCAGAGGCGTTCGTGGAGGAACTTGCTGCCGGGGTCGTCCTCGTCGACACACGGCCACTGCAATCCGTCGGACCCCGCCAGCCGCGTGTACGACATCCCCCGGTGCCTCGCGGAGAGACGCCGGACTTCGTTCCAGACGTCCTCGGCGCACGTATAGCCCCAGTCGTGGCCCATCCGCCCGGCCACGTCCTGGAGGATGAAGATGTCGTCGCGTGCCTCTCCCGGGGGATCGACGGCCTTGCGCATCAGCTGCACCCGCCGCTCGGAGTTGGTCACGGTGCCCTCGCATTCGCACCACGACAGCGCCGAGGGCAGGACGACGTCGGCGATCTCTGCGGTCTGGTTGAGGGCGATGTCCTGGAAGACGACGAAGTCGAGGCTTCCCAGCAACTCGCGGCTCCGCTTCTGGTTGGCTTCCGACATCAACGGGTTTTCGCCGATGACGTATGCGGCGCGGATCTTGCCGTTCTCCATGTCCTCGAACATCTGGCTCTGGTGACGCCCGCGTTTTGGCGGCAGCGTGACACCCCAGGCCGCCTCGAACGGCGCGCGCTGCGCAGGGTCCTCCAGGTCCGCACCGCCGGGCAGGCGGTTCGGCACCGCGCCCATGTCGCCTCCGCCCTGCACGTTGTTCTGGCCGCGCAACGGGTCGAGACCCGAGCCGTAGCGACCGACGTGCCCGGTGAGGTTCGCCAGGTTGCAGAGGGCGTAGACGCCGTCGGTCGCGTTGTGGTGCTCGGTGATACCCAGCGTCCAGCAGATGATCGCGCGCGGCGCCGCAGCGTACATCCGGGCGATCCGTCGGATCGTCTCTGCCGGCACGCCACTCACCCGCTCGGCGAACTCGGTGGTGTACGTCGCGATGTTCTCACGATAGCCGTCCAGGCCGTGCGTGGCGTGCTCGATGAACTCACGGTGCTGCAGTCCTTCATCGAGGATCACCCGCCCGATCGCGTTGGCGAGCGCGATGTCGGCGCCGACACGGATCTGCAGATGAACGTGCGCCAGTTGCGCCGTCGGCGTCCGCCGCGGGTCGACGACGATGAGGCGCGCTCCGTTGCGCATCCCCCGGAGCATGTGATGGAACATGATCGGGTGCGTTTCGCGCGGATTGGAGCCCCAGAGGAAGAGCAGATCGGTCCGCTCCATCTCTTCATACGAGGTCGTGCCGCCCCCTGCGCCGTAGACCGTCTCCAGACCGGAGACGCTGGGCGCGTGTCAGGTGCGGTTGCAGCTGTCGATGTTGTTGGTGCCGATCACCGTCCGCATGAACTTCTGGGCGACGAAGTTCATCTCGTTGGAGGCCTTGGAACAACTGAAGCAACAGAACGCGTCCGGTCCGTGAGCCCGCCGGATTTCCTCGAAACGCCGCGCCACGTGATCGAGCGCGTCGTTCCAGGTCGCCCGCTCGAGAGCGCCGGCCCTCCGGATCAGAGGGTGCGTCAACCGCGCCGACGGTCGCTGATAGCCTCGTGCTGGCATCCCTCATCCACCTCCGGGCCGTGGAAATCGCTGTGCTCCACCGTGAAATTATAGCACCCGGTACCCAGAGCGTCTGACATTACGATCGGCCCCGCCGCGCGATGGGTAACGTCCCATCGGGGAACAATCCCGGTGCATGGACAACCGCGCCCTGCTCCCGGTCGGTGTCGCCATTTTGTCAGCCAACTCTGGCTCTGGGGCCCGACGATGTGGCGATCGGTTCGGCGGTGGCGCGATTCAGGTCAGGCGCCGGCCGGAACCGCGTTCGCGTTAGGACGGGCCGCGAGCGGGGTATCGTGAACACGCAGCGCCTGCTTTGCGACGGCTTGCAGTGCACGCTTGGCCGTCCGCAGAGAGGGAGGAGGCAGACGCACATGAGACGATTGCTCACCGTGGTGGGCGTGATGCTCGCGTTGGTCACACCCAGCGCGGTGTTCGCGCAGGCAATCCGGGTATACGTCGACCAGCAACCCGTCAACTTCGACGTGCCGCCGGTCCTCATTCAGGGCCGGGTGCTGGTGCCGTTACGCGGTATTTTCGAGCGTCTCG
This window contains:
- a CDS encoding molybdopterin-dependent oxidoreductase produces the protein MPARGYQRPSARLTHPLIRRAGALERATWNDALDHVARRFEEIRRAHGPDAFCCFSCSKASNEMNFVAQKFMRTVIGTNNIDSCNRTUHAPSVSGLETVYGAGGGTTSYEEMERTDLLFLWGSNPRETHPIMFHHMLRGMRNGARLIVVDPRRTPTAQLAHVHLQIRVGADIALANAIGRVILDEGLQHREFIEHATHGLDGYRENIATYTTEFAERVSGVPAETIRRIARMYAAAPRAIICWTLGITEHHNATDGVYALCNLANLTGHVGRYGSGLDPLRGQNNVQGGGDMGAVPNRLPGGADLEDPAQRAPFEAAWGVTLPPKRGRHQSQMFEDMENGKIRAAYVIGENPLMSEANQKRSRELLGSLDFVVFQDIALNQTAEIADVVLPSALSWCECEGTVTNSERRVQLMRKAVDPPGEARDDIFILQDVAGRMGHDWGYTCAEDVWNEVRRLSARHRGMSYTRLAGSDGLQWPCVDEDDPGSKFLHERLWLRPVQGRRAPLMPVDWEPPVEQPDEAYPFLLTTGRKLEFYNTGTQSRGYAAPRPQMEFLCIWPEDARRLGIEEGDLVRVRSRRASLLLPAKPDETLAPGLCFMTLHHPDIIPTNVLTIDAWDPKSGTAEFKATAIAVERVAPRGTWGEDRLGEETEAHAD